In Neisseria brasiliensis, the following proteins share a genomic window:
- a CDS encoding Dam family site-specific DNA-(adenine-N6)-methyltransferase: MFQIHNRRYLGSKFKLLAFIDNVIGTHCHDCHTFTDLFGGTGVVAHHFNDRFRIQINDTLFGNFLAYQTFLADESVNWPQIKELIDGYNQLTDMPSENYYSHHFADTFLSRQNMRKVGVIRDDIDALFAQGKINAREQAVLITSLLYAIDRIANTVGHYDAFRRSGDLTKPLVLRLPQTQEAHNQGNQIFQQDANELVKSIRSDIVYIDPPYNSRQYGDAYHFLENVAVNAKPEVHGVARKMDRSHLKSDYCTQKAAAQFGQLIENIDAKYILVSYNNTGSKINSRSNAKISDVQIMEILQKKGKVSVFEQDFHAFTTGKTQLTEHKERLFLCEVGIRDESFVLTPSNESNETIVKSPLNYTGGKGKLLPQIKAKLPERFGVFYDVFSGGANVGINVLADEIICIDKNQQLIDLLNFIQSQSYTDLVAQLEQKIAHYGLSDTFRHDYDFYECNSNNGLGKFNKEPFAQLRQDYNQSKDNLLFLLLIFYGFNNQIRFNQKGEFNLPVGKRDFNISLRNKLRLFMERLHTRHIRFACQDFRDLDIKHLRQQNAFLYLDPPYLLGTAAYNENGGWTAQDERDLLQFLQTCNAHQIRFALSNVMKHKGEMHQQLLDWCVEHAFNINYLNFHYQNANYQAKHKNSETQEVLITNY, translated from the coding sequence ATGTTTCAGATTCACAATCGCCGCTATTTGGGCAGCAAATTCAAGCTGCTGGCTTTTATTGATAACGTGATTGGCACACACTGCCACGATTGCCATACCTTTACCGATTTATTCGGCGGCACAGGCGTGGTCGCGCATCACTTCAACGACCGTTTCCGCATTCAAATCAACGATACTTTATTCGGCAATTTTTTGGCTTATCAAACTTTCTTGGCGGATGAATCGGTGAATTGGCCGCAAATCAAAGAATTAATTGACGGCTACAATCAATTAACCGATATGCCGTCTGAAAACTATTATTCGCACCATTTTGCCGACACCTTTTTGAGTCGCCAAAATATGCGCAAAGTCGGCGTGATTCGTGACGACATCGATGCTTTGTTCGCCCAAGGCAAAATCAATGCACGTGAACAGGCGGTGTTGATTACATCATTATTGTATGCCATCGACCGCATCGCCAATACTGTCGGCCATTACGATGCTTTCCGCCGCAGTGGCGATTTGACCAAGCCGCTGGTGTTGCGTTTGCCGCAAACACAAGAAGCACACAATCAGGGGAATCAAATTTTTCAGCAGGATGCCAATGAGCTGGTGAAAAGCATTCGCAGCGACATCGTGTATATCGACCCGCCGTATAATTCGCGCCAATACGGCGATGCTTATCATTTTTTGGAAAATGTTGCCGTCAACGCCAAGCCTGAAGTGCACGGTGTGGCGCGTAAAATGGACAGAAGCCATCTAAAAAGCGATTATTGCACGCAAAAAGCAGCGGCGCAGTTTGGCCAATTGATTGAAAACATTGATGCTAAATACATTTTGGTGTCGTATAACAATACCGGTTCGAAAATCAATTCACGCTCGAATGCCAAAATTTCCGATGTACAAATCATGGAAATTTTGCAGAAAAAGGGCAAAGTGTCGGTATTTGAGCAGGATTTTCATGCGTTTACCACCGGCAAAACCCAGTTGACCGAGCATAAAGAGCGTTTGTTTTTGTGTGAAGTCGGCATTCGTGACGAATCGTTTGTGCTGACACCCTCGAATGAATCGAATGAAACCATCGTTAAATCGCCGTTGAACTACACCGGCGGCAAGGGTAAATTGTTGCCGCAAATCAAGGCCAAGCTGCCCGAGCGTTTCGGCGTGTTTTACGATGTATTTTCAGGCGGCGCCAATGTGGGCATCAATGTCTTGGCTGATGAAATTATTTGCATTGATAAAAACCAGCAACTGATTGATTTACTCAATTTTATTCAAAGCCAAAGCTATACCGATTTGGTAGCGCAATTGGAGCAAAAAATCGCGCATTACGGCTTAAGCGATACTTTCCGCCACGATTACGATTTTTATGAATGCAACAGCAACAATGGTTTGGGCAAATTCAATAAAGAGCCGTTTGCCCAGTTGCGGCAAGATTACAACCAATCGAAAGACAATTTATTGTTTCTGCTGCTGATTTTTTACGGCTTCAACAACCAAATCCGTTTTAACCAAAAAGGTGAATTCAATTTACCGGTGGGCAAGCGCGATTTCAATATCAGCCTGCGCAACAAGCTGCGCTTGTTTATGGAAAGGCTGCACACGCGCCATATCCGTTTTGCCTGCCAAGATTTCCGTGATTTAGATATTAAGCATTTACGGCAGCAAAATGCCTTTCTCTATCTTGATCCACCTTATTTGCTGGGCACAGCGGCCTATAACGAAAATGGCGGCTGGACGGCGCAAGATGAGCGCGATTTATTGCAGTTTCTCCAAACCTGCAACGCGCATCAGATTCGCTTTGCCTTATCTAATGTGATGAAACACAAAGGCGAAATGCATCAGCAATTATTGGATTGGTGTGTTGAACATGCGTTTAACATCAACTATTTGAATTTCCATTACCAAAACGCCAATTATCAGGCGAAGCACAAAAATAGCGAAACACAGGAAGTGTTGATTACCAATTATTGA
- the hpnC gene encoding squalene synthase HpnC, with protein sequence MSVNHYENFPVGSIILPRRLRKPIHTVYAFARTADDIADEGDVSDESRLHDLTELEHELDRIQKGETPQTALMQRLNHEAIAPFNMPLEPFYDLLSAFKQDVVKKRYQTFGELVDYCRRSANPVGRILLHLYGEHDPVSIARSDGICTALQLINFWQDVAIDWQKGRVYIPQDDLARFKVTEQQIAEGKADFAFQRLMAHECERAFSMLKGGSPLGKTLKGRIGFELRMIIIGGQLILQKLDGIKYDVFNERPVLDKKDWMIIVKRAFQKK encoded by the coding sequence ATGTCTGTTAACCACTACGAAAATTTCCCTGTCGGCTCCATCATTTTGCCGCGCCGTTTGCGCAAACCCATTCACACCGTTTATGCCTTTGCCCGCACTGCTGATGATATTGCTGATGAGGGCGATGTCAGCGACGAAAGCCGTTTGCACGATTTGACCGAATTGGAACACGAATTAGACCGCATCCAAAAGGGCGAAACGCCACAAACCGCGCTCATGCAGCGGCTTAATCATGAAGCGATTGCACCTTTCAACATGCCGCTTGAGCCGTTTTACGATTTGCTTTCCGCGTTTAAACAAGACGTAGTCAAAAAACGCTATCAAACCTTTGGCGAATTGGTCGATTACTGCCGCCGCTCTGCCAATCCTGTTGGCCGCATCCTGCTGCATCTTTACGGAGAACACGACCCTGTGAGCATCGCCCGCAGCGACGGCATCTGCACCGCTTTGCAACTGATTAATTTTTGGCAGGATGTCGCCATCGATTGGCAAAAAGGGCGCGTGTATATTCCGCAAGATGATTTGGCGCGCTTCAAAGTCACTGAGCAGCAAATCGCCGAGGGCAAAGCCGATTTCGCTTTCCAACGCTTGATGGCACACGAATGCGAACGCGCCTTCAGCATGCTCAAAGGCGGCTCGCCCTTGGGCAAAACGCTCAAAGGCCGAATCGGTTTTGAATTGCGCATGATTATTATCGGCGGCCAGTTAATTTTGCAAAAGCTCGACGGCATTAAATACGATGTGTTTAACGAGCGGCCGGTGTTGGATAAAAAAGACTGGATGATTATCGTCAAACGCGCGTTTCAGAAGAAATAA
- a CDS encoding trans-sulfuration enzyme family protein — MKFATKAIHSSYDCDEHQRALMPPIYQNSMFATHEIGEQTPYRYSRLSNPTRKILEDTVADLEHAAAGFAFSSGMAGIDAVWRTFLKPGDTIIAVADIYGGAYDLLNDVYAPWGVNVVFADLSKPENLDALLAEHDNVKMLWLETPSNPLLRLVDIPALAAKAKAAGALVGIDNTFATPYLQRPLDMGCDIVFHSATKYLCGHSDVLMGVVVVKTKELAKPLHSMMVNSGAVAGPFDCWLVLRGIKTLALRMKTHCENALEIAKRMENHPAVEKVFYPGLPSHEHYELAKTQMPKGIGGVVTIYLKNDTKQAANSVIQNMDLVKMASSLGGVESLVNHCYSQSHSGVPHDVKMEMGIKVGLLRFSIGIEDVDDIWQDISKALDTTL; from the coding sequence ATGAAATTTGCCACCAAAGCGATTCATTCCAGCTACGATTGCGACGAACACCAGCGCGCGCTGATGCCACCGATTTACCAAAACAGTATGTTTGCCACCCATGAAATCGGCGAGCAAACCCCTTACCGTTACTCGCGCTTGAGTAATCCGACGCGCAAAATTTTGGAAGACACGGTTGCCGATTTGGAACACGCTGCCGCCGGTTTTGCGTTTTCCAGCGGCATGGCGGGCATTGATGCCGTGTGGCGGACGTTTTTGAAGCCGGGCGACACCATCATTGCCGTGGCTGATATTTACGGCGGTGCCTATGATTTGTTGAACGATGTGTATGCGCCGTGGGGCGTGAACGTGGTGTTTGCCGATTTGAGCAAGCCCGAAAACCTCGATGCGCTGCTGGCCGAACACGACAACGTTAAAATGCTGTGGCTGGAAACACCGTCAAACCCGTTGTTGCGCTTGGTGGATATTCCGGCCTTAGCTGCCAAAGCCAAGGCAGCCGGTGCGCTGGTTGGCATCGACAATACCTTTGCCACACCGTATCTGCAACGTCCGCTGGATATGGGTTGCGACATTGTGTTTCATTCGGCCACCAAATATTTATGCGGCCATTCCGATGTGTTGATGGGCGTGGTGGTGGTGAAAACCAAAGAATTGGCCAAGCCTTTGCATAGCATGATGGTCAACAGCGGCGCAGTGGCCGGCCCGTTTGACTGCTGGCTGGTGTTGCGCGGCATTAAAACCTTGGCTTTGCGCATGAAAACCCACTGTGAAAATGCCTTGGAAATCGCCAAACGTATGGAAAACCATCCGGCGGTGGAAAAAGTGTTTTACCCAGGGCTGCCGTCGCATGAGCATTACGAATTAGCCAAAACGCAAATGCCTAAGGGCATCGGCGGCGTGGTGACGATTTATCTGAAAAACGACACCAAACAAGCGGCCAACAGCGTGATTCAAAACATGGATTTGGTCAAAATGGCCTCCAGCTTGGGCGGTGTCGAAAGCTTGGTCAACCATTGCTATTCGCAATCACACAGCGGCGTGCCACACGATGTGAAAATGGAAATGGGCATCAAAGTCGGCTTACTGCGTTTTTCCATCGGCATTGAAGACGTGGACGACATTTGGCAGGATATTTCGAAAGCTTTGGACACGACTTTGTAA
- a CDS encoding ferredoxin--NADP reductase — translation MAAAPEAKFTEEKVLWVKHHTPKLMTFAITRPEAYRFSAGQFSRLGFRDGEGYIWRAYSVVSAEYADTLEYFAVLIEDGPMSAKLAKMQAGDGILLDKTATGFLLPERFPDGKDLVMLSTGSGIAPFLSIIEQPEIWQRFERLVLVHSVSYADELIFNQRLADLKDHPLIEEHFHKLVFVPVTTRETTENTLSNQRIPALLLEGGLEKHIGFTFNKADTRFMVCGNPAMVKDTFQALMDLGYAMHRNREPGQIMMENGF, via the coding sequence ATGGCCGCCGCACCTGAAGCCAAGTTCACCGAAGAAAAAGTGTTATGGGTGAAACACCACACGCCCAAACTGATGACATTCGCCATCACGCGCCCCGAAGCCTACCGCTTTTCCGCCGGCCAATTCTCACGCTTGGGTTTCCGCGACGGAGAAGGTTATATCTGGCGTGCCTATTCAGTGGTATCCGCCGAGTATGCCGATACTTTGGAATATTTCGCCGTGTTGATTGAAGACGGTCCGATGTCGGCCAAACTGGCAAAAATGCAGGCAGGCGATGGAATCCTGCTGGACAAAACCGCCACCGGCTTCCTGCTGCCCGAGCGTTTCCCAGACGGCAAAGATTTGGTCATGCTTTCTACCGGCTCCGGCATTGCGCCGTTTCTATCCATCATCGAGCAGCCGGAAATCTGGCAGCGATTCGAGCGCTTGGTGCTGGTGCATTCCGTATCGTATGCCGACGAATTGATTTTCAACCAACGCTTGGCCGATTTAAAAGACCATCCGCTGATTGAAGAGCATTTCCACAAATTGGTGTTCGTGCCGGTCACCACACGCGAAACCACTGAAAACACCTTATCCAACCAGCGCATTCCGGCTTTGCTGCTGGAAGGCGGTTTGGAAAAACACATTGGTTTTACGTTCAACAAAGCCGATACGCGCTTTATGGTATGTGGCAATCCGGCTATGGTGAAAGACACCTTCCAAGCCTTGATGGACTTGGGCTACGCCATGCACCGCAACCGCGAACCCGGCCAAATAATGATGGAAAACGGCTTTTGA
- the alaS gene encoding alanine--tRNA ligase: MKTSELRQKFLQYFEQHQHQIVRSSSLVPHDDPTLLFTNAGMNQFKDVFLGFDKRPYNRATTAQKCVRAGGKHNDLENVGYTARHHTFFEMMGNFSFGDYFKREAIHFAWGFLTGKEWLNLPKEKLLATVYAEDDEAYNIWLNEIGLPAERIVRIGDNKGARYASDNFWQMGDTGPCGPCSEIFYDHGEDIWGGIPGSPEEDGDRWIEIWNNVFMQFNRDEQGNMNPLPKPSVDTGMGLERMAAVMQGVHSNYEIDLFQDLLKAVARETCAPFSMDEPSLKVIADHIRSCSFLIADGVLPSNEGRGYVLRRIIRRAVRHGYKLGQKQPFFHKLVADLAKAMGEAYPELVEKQAQIVEALKNEETRFAQTLETGMALLENALADGTKTLSGEVIFKLYDTYGFPYDLTADICRERGIELDEEGFNREMEAQRARARAAQSFKANTQLAYEGQDTEFQGYTELRTQATVLALYKDSEAVNELAEGESGVVVIDFTPFYAESGGQVGDVGFIFAGENRFEVRDTQKIKAAVFGQFGVVTSGRLKVGDAVTAEVDNDVRDANMRNHSATHLMHKALRDVLGDHVEQKGSLVTADSTRFDISHPQAISVEEIAEIEHRVNQAILANVAVDANIMSMEDAQKTGAMMLFGEKYGDEVRVLQMGDFSTELCGGTHVARTGDIGLFKIISEGGIAAGVRRVEAITGLNALKWAQNQERLVRDIIGEVKAQTERDVLAKIQANAAQTKALEKDLAKAKAELAVHAGAKLLDNAKDLGAAKLVVAQIEADAAALREIVTDLSGKSDKAVILLAAVNEGKVSLCAGVSKPLTAKVKAGDLVKFVAEQVGGKGGGRPDLAQAGGTEADKLPQALASVEAWANEKLA, encoded by the coding sequence ATGAAAACTTCTGAATTACGCCAAAAATTCCTACAATATTTCGAACAACACCAACACCAAATCGTGCGCTCGTCTTCACTCGTGCCGCATGACGACCCGACCCTGCTGTTTACCAACGCGGGCATGAACCAATTTAAAGATGTCTTCTTGGGCTTCGACAAACGCCCATACAACCGTGCCACCACCGCGCAAAAATGCGTGCGCGCCGGCGGCAAACACAACGACTTGGAAAATGTTGGCTACACCGCGCGTCACCACACCTTTTTTGAAATGATGGGCAATTTCTCGTTTGGCGACTATTTCAAACGCGAAGCGATTCATTTTGCTTGGGGCTTTTTGACCGGCAAAGAATGGCTAAATCTGCCGAAAGAAAAATTATTGGCCACCGTGTATGCGGAAGATGATGAAGCCTACAATATCTGGCTGAATGAAATCGGCCTGCCTGCCGAGCGCATTGTGCGCATTGGCGACAACAAAGGCGCGCGTTACGCGTCTGATAACTTCTGGCAAATGGGCGACACCGGCCCTTGCGGCCCTTGCTCGGAAATTTTCTACGACCATGGCGAAGACATCTGGGGCGGCATTCCGGGCAGCCCTGAAGAAGACGGCGACCGCTGGATTGAAATCTGGAACAACGTTTTCATGCAGTTCAACCGCGACGAACAAGGCAACATGAATCCGCTGCCAAAACCAAGCGTCGACACAGGCATGGGCTTGGAGCGCATGGCCGCCGTGATGCAAGGGGTACACAGCAACTACGAAATTGATTTGTTCCAAGACTTGCTCAAAGCCGTTGCCCGCGAAACCTGCGCACCGTTCAGCATGGACGAACCAAGCCTGAAAGTGATTGCCGACCATATCCGCTCTTGCTCATTCCTGATTGCCGACGGCGTATTGCCGAGCAATGAAGGCCGCGGTTATGTGTTGCGCCGCATTATCCGCCGCGCGGTGCGCCACGGTTATAAATTGGGTCAAAAACAACCGTTTTTCCACAAATTAGTGGCTGATTTAGCAAAAGCAATGGGCGAGGCTTATCCTGAATTGGTGGAAAAACAAGCGCAAATCGTAGAAGCCTTGAAAAACGAAGAAACCCGCTTTGCACAAACTTTAGAAACCGGCATGGCCTTGCTGGAAAATGCATTGGCCGATGGCACCAAAACCTTAAGCGGCGAAGTTATCTTCAAACTCTACGATACCTACGGTTTCCCATACGACTTAACCGCAGATATTTGTCGTGAACGTGGCATCGAATTGGACGAAGAAGGCTTTAACCGCGAGATGGAAGCCCAACGCGCCCGCGCCCGTGCCGCACAAAGCTTCAAAGCCAACACCCAATTGGCTTACGAAGGTCAAGATACCGAGTTCCAAGGCTACACCGAACTCCGCACTCAAGCCACTGTATTGGCTTTGTACAAAGACAGCGAAGCCGTGAACGAATTGGCTGAAGGCGAGAGCGGCGTGGTTGTGATTGATTTCACTCCGTTTTACGCCGAATCAGGCGGTCAAGTGGGCGATGTCGGTTTTATCTTTGCCGGAGAAAATCGCTTTGAAGTACGCGATACACAAAAAATCAAAGCTGCGGTATTCGGTCAATTCGGGGTGGTAACGTCAGGCCGTCTGAAAGTAGGCGATGCGGTGACCGCGGAAGTCGATAACGATGTACGTGATGCCAATATGCGCAACCACAGCGCCACCCACTTGATGCACAAAGCCTTGCGCGATGTATTGGGCGACCATGTAGAGCAAAAAGGCTCATTGGTTACCGCCGATTCAACCCGTTTCGATATTTCTCATCCGCAAGCCATCAGCGTGGAAGAAATTGCCGAAATCGAACACCGCGTGAACCAAGCCATTTTGGCCAACGTTGCAGTTGATGCCAATATTATGAGCATGGAAGATGCGCAAAAAACCGGCGCGATGATGCTGTTTGGCGAAAAATACGGTGACGAAGTGCGTGTGTTGCAAATGGGTGATTTCTCTACTGAATTATGCGGCGGCACCCACGTTGCCCGCACCGGCGACATCGGCCTGTTTAAAATCATCAGCGAAGGCGGCATCGCTGCAGGCGTGCGCCGTGTCGAAGCCATCACCGGTCTGAACGCTTTGAAATGGGCGCAAAACCAAGAACGTTTGGTGCGCGACATCATCGGCGAAGTGAAAGCCCAAACCGAGCGCGACGTATTGGCCAAAATCCAAGCCAACGCCGCCCAAACCAAAGCCTTGGAAAAAGACTTAGCCAAAGCCAAAGCCGAATTGGCCGTACACGCAGGTGCCAAGCTGCTGGATAACGCCAAAGACTTAGGCGCAGCCAAACTGGTTGTCGCCCAAATCGAAGCCGATGCCGCTGCTTTGCGTGAAATCGTGACCGATTTAAGCGGCAAATCCGATAAAGCCGTGATTCTGTTGGCCGCAGTTAACGAAGGCAAAGTTTCCTTGTGTGCCGGTGTATCTAAGCCGCTGACTGCAAAAGTCAAAGCCGGTGATTTGGTCAAATTCGTAGCAGAACAAGTCGGCGGCAAAGGCGGCGGCCGTCCTGATTTGGCACAAGCCGGAGGCACCGAAGCAGATAAGCTGCCGCAAGCCTTGGCAAGTGTTGAAGCTTGGGCGAACGAAAAATTGGCTTAA
- the dsbD gene encoding protein-disulfide reductase DsbD, whose translation MKKLFYLILAFLALFNTAFAGPVDASKLLPPEQAFRPQVNVTEQGINVQFQIAEGYYLYQSKIIADTDPAGVLGDTPQLSPGEEKEDEFFGKQIVYHHAAQVNWPYKQAFGQYKLTLSYQGCAEVGVCYPPVDTTFDINGNGLYEPQGDGAPVSAKERFTRPATSSDGLKSAPAKSDSSRFKLSWDTLNANLLAFFLAGLGLSFTACMYPLLPIVSSIVVGDKNAGKGRAFALSMVYVQGLALTYTLVGVFAGLTGALLTVWLQQPWVVLTASAIMVILALSMFGFFNIQLPSSVQSYFQNQSNKLSGGRMASVFVMGMLSALIVGPCVAPPLAFALGYIGQTGDAVLGGLALYALALGTGVPLIIIGTFGGHIMPRAGDWMNGIKSAFGFILLAVAVYLATPYLPYALVVSLYTLLLLVPAVWLLVRAGKQTGRLKSVAMVLGFLLLIGGAWFGWQSYQRQTTALHHFLTLTPPSEAGQSSDHGIMFTDVAELKAAMDAALKADPSKPVLLDFYADWCVSCKEMAAYTLNQPQVHEVVDMQRFFQIDVTANTAEHQALLKEYGLFGPPGVFVIRADGTRSEALLGFVKPDAFIEWYRQNEK comes from the coding sequence ATGAAAAAACTCTTTTATTTGATCTTGGCCTTTCTCGCCTTGTTTAACACGGCTTTTGCCGGGCCGGTTGATGCGTCGAAGCTGTTGCCGCCCGAACAAGCATTCCGCCCGCAAGTGAATGTGACCGAGCAAGGGATTAATGTGCAATTTCAGATTGCCGAAGGTTATTACCTTTACCAATCCAAAATCATCGCCGACACCGATCCCGCCGGTGTGTTGGGCGATACGCCCCAACTTAGCCCCGGCGAAGAAAAAGAAGACGAATTTTTTGGCAAGCAAATCGTGTATCACCACGCAGCACAGGTGAATTGGCCTTACAAACAAGCGTTCGGCCAATATAAATTAACCTTGAGCTATCAGGGTTGCGCCGAAGTCGGCGTGTGCTATCCACCGGTAGATACCACTTTCGACATCAACGGCAACGGCCTGTATGAGCCGCAAGGGGATGGTGCGCCGGTGTCGGCAAAAGAACGATTCACCCGACCTGCCACGTCTTCAGACGGCCTGAAATCTGCGCCTGCCAAGAGCGACAGCAGCCGCTTCAAACTGTCTTGGGATACCTTGAACGCCAATCTGTTGGCGTTTTTTCTCGCAGGTTTGGGTTTGAGCTTTACCGCCTGTATGTATCCGTTGCTGCCGATTGTATCGAGCATTGTCGTCGGCGATAAAAATGCCGGCAAAGGCCGCGCGTTTGCCTTATCGATGGTGTATGTGCAGGGTTTGGCGCTCACTTACACGCTGGTCGGTGTGTTTGCCGGCCTAACCGGTGCGCTGTTGACCGTCTGGCTGCAACAGCCTTGGGTAGTGCTGACCGCCTCTGCCATTATGGTGATTCTAGCTTTGTCGATGTTCGGTTTCTTCAATATCCAATTGCCAAGCTCGGTGCAATCCTATTTCCAAAATCAAAGCAACAAACTCTCCGGCGGCCGCATGGCTTCGGTATTTGTGATGGGTATGCTTTCTGCGCTGATTGTCGGCCCCTGTGTGGCGCCGCCTTTGGCCTTTGCTTTGGGCTACATCGGCCAGACCGGTGATGCGGTATTGGGCGGCTTGGCCTTGTATGCGCTGGCCTTGGGCACGGGCGTGCCACTGATTATCATTGGCACATTCGGCGGCCACATCATGCCGCGCGCCGGTGATTGGATGAATGGCATCAAGTCTGCGTTCGGCTTTATTCTGCTGGCGGTAGCGGTGTATTTGGCTACGCCTTACCTGCCTTACGCGCTGGTGGTGTCGCTTTATACTTTATTGTTGTTGGTTCCGGCGGTGTGGCTGCTGGTGCGCGCCGGCAAGCAAACAGGCCGTCTGAAAAGCGTGGCGATGGTATTGGGCTTTTTGCTGCTGATTGGCGGCGCATGGTTCGGCTGGCAAAGCTACCAACGCCAAACCACCGCCCTACACCATTTCTTAACCTTGACTCCGCCATCTGAAGCGGGACAAAGCAGCGATCACGGCATCATGTTCACCGATGTAGCCGAACTCAAAGCCGCGATGGATGCCGCTTTGAAAGCCGACCCATCGAAACCGGTATTGCTCGATTTCTATGCCGATTGGTGCGTTTCCTGCAAAGAAATGGCCGCCTACACGCTCAACCAGCCGCAAGTGCATGAGGTGGTGGATATGCAGCGTTTCTTCCAAATCGATGTCACCGCTAATACCGCCGAGCACCAAGCCTTGTTGAAAGAATACGGCTTATTCGGCCCGCCTGGTGTGTTTGTGATTCGTGCCGACGGTACACGCAGCGAAGCCTTATTGGGTTTTGTGAAACCGGATGCGTTTATCGAATGGTATCGACAAAACGAAAAATAA
- the folE2 gene encoding GTP cyclohydrolase FolE2, which yields MNAITDVQSTRDLRNLPINQVGIKDLRFPITLRTAEGEQATVARLTMTVYLPAEQKGTHMSRFVALMEQQTEALSFERLQQLTREMVELLDSHSGKISVSFPFFRKKTAPVSGIQSLLDYDVTLTGEIKNGAYSHSLKVMVPVTSLCPCSKEISQYGAHNQRSHVTVSLVANAEVGIEEVIDCVEAQASCQLYGLLKRPDEKFVTEQAYENPKFVEDMVRDVATSLIADARVESFVVESENFESIHNHSAYAVIAYP from the coding sequence ATGAACGCCATTACAGACGTGCAATCCACCCGCGATTTACGCAACCTGCCGATTAACCAAGTCGGCATTAAAGATTTACGTTTCCCGATTACCTTGCGCACCGCTGAGGGCGAACAGGCCACCGTGGCCCGTTTGACGATGACGGTGTATCTGCCTGCCGAACAAAAAGGCACGCATATGTCACGCTTTGTCGCGCTGATGGAACAGCAAACCGAAGCCTTGAGCTTTGAGCGTTTGCAGCAACTCACGCGCGAAATGGTTGAATTACTGGATTCGCATTCGGGCAAAATCAGCGTGAGCTTTCCTTTTTTCCGCAAGAAAACCGCGCCGGTATCCGGCATTCAGTCGCTATTGGATTATGATGTGACCCTTACCGGTGAAATCAAAAACGGCGCATACAGCCACAGCCTGAAAGTCATGGTGCCGGTAACTTCGCTTTGCCCGTGTTCCAAAGAGATTTCGCAATACGGCGCACACAACCAACGCTCGCATGTGACCGTGTCGCTGGTGGCTAATGCGGAAGTCGGCATCGAAGAAGTGATTGATTGCGTAGAAGCACAAGCCAGCTGCCAGCTCTACGGCTTACTCAAACGCCCTGACGAAAAATTCGTGACTGAGCAAGCGTATGAAAATCCGAAATTTGTGGAAGACATGGTACGCGATGTGGCCACTTCACTGATTGCTGATGCCCGCGTGGAAAGCTTTGTGGTGGAAAGTGAAAACTTTGAATCGATTCACAACCACTCGGCTTATGCGGTGATTGCGTATCCTTGA